A stretch of Prunus dulcis chromosome 6, ALMONDv2, whole genome shotgun sequence DNA encodes these proteins:
- the LOC117632952 gene encoding E3 ubiquitin-protein ligase ATL6-like has translation MTTILSYTAKNGALTFFFLLLLSPAISPVGAQPTPDPYRYQRFSPSMAIIIVVLIAALFLMGFFSIYIRHCSDAQSASIRASGTHTGRSRRGASRGLDAAVIDTFPTLEYSAVKGLKIGKGALECAVCLNEFEDVETLRLIPKCDHVFHPECIDEWLASHTTCPVCRANLVPQPSDPITQLTVLNSEHVPVDVEAQNDAVESAPETDEGCQETVEQPELLSLNQTLNRNRTRGSRSNRLRRLFPRSHSTGHSVIQPGEDTERFTLRLPVEVRKQIMNRKLNRSVSLLVLPREGSSRRGPRMGESGGSNRLMNYRRLERLDRGFKSDRWVFSRTPSFLTRMSSLLSPRVAANDGEKAVEPGMSRSGSVRPPV, from the coding sequence ATGACTACGATCTTATCTTACACCGCCAAAAATGGGGCCctcactttcttcttccttctgcTCCTCTCGCCGGCAATCTCCCCCGTCGGAGCTCAGCCCACCCCCGACCCCTACCGCTACCAGCGCTTCAGCCCCTCCATGGCCATCATCATCGTCGTCCTCATCGCCGCCCTCTTCCTCATGGGCTTCTTCTCCATCTACATCCGCCACTGCTCCGACGCCCAATCCGCCAGCATCCGCGCCAGCGGAACCCACACCGGCCGCTCCCGCCGCGGCGCCTCCCGCGGACTTGACGCCGCCGTCATCGACACCTTCCCCACCCTCGAGTACTCCGCAGTCAAGGGGCTCAAAATTGGGAAGGGCGCGCTCGAGTGCGCCGTCTGCTTGAATGAGTTCGAGGACGTCGAAACGCTGCGTTTGATCCCCAAGTGCGACCACGTGTTCCACCCCGAGTGCATCGACGAATGGCTGGCTTCGCACACCACGTGTCCCGTCTGCCGAGCCAACCTCGTCCCTCAACCCAGCGATCCAATCACCCAACTCACTGTGCTCAACTCGGAACATGTACCGGTTGACGTCGAAGctcaaaacgacgccgttgaGTCGGCACCGGAAACAGACGAGGGCTGCCAGGAAACGGTAGAGCAACCCGAGTTGTTGAGCTTAAACCAAACGCTGAACCGGAACCGTACACGCGGATCGAGATCGAACAGGTTGCGCAGGCTGTTCCCGCGGTCCCACTCGACCGGGCACTCTGTGATTCAGCCGGGCGAGGATACGGAGCGGTTCACCTTGAGATTGCCGGTGGAAGTGAGGAAACAGATCATGAACCGGAAACTGAACCGGTCCGTAAGCTTGCTGGTGTTGCCCAGAGAAGGGAGTTCGAGGCGTGGGCCGCGAATGGGCGAGAGTGGCGGTAGTAATAGGTTGATGAACTATAGAAGGCTTGAGCGGTTGGACCGGGGTTTTAAATCGGATAGGTGGGTCTTTTCGAGAACGCCGTCGTTTCTTACGCGGATGTCGAGTCTTCTGTCGCCGAGGGTGGCTGCTAACGACGGTGAGAAAGCGGTGGAGCCTGGGATGTCTAGGAGTGGCTCGGTTCGGCCTCCGGTTtaa
- the LOC117631658 gene encoding vacuolar iron transporter homolog 4-like, producing MAGQGALEQASTNHIEIPVYGNVADQPRQQSQRPEDEEDETFDYSQRTQWLRAAVLGANDGLVSVASLMMGVGAVKQDVKAMLLAGFAGLVAGACSMAIGEFVSVYTQYDIEVSQMKRDEMRTNGAATENAQEAKKKKLQLPNPAQAAVASAIAFSIGAVVPLLGAAFISEHKVRLAVVVVLATVALVVFGGVGARLGRTSMMKSCARVLVGGWMAMAITFGLTKLIGSGGLEM from the coding sequence ATGGCTGGCCAAGGAGCTCTTGAACAAGCTTCCACGAACCATATTGAGATTCCAGTTTATGGAAATGTTGCCGATCAGCCAAGACAACAATCCCAGAGGcctgaagatgaagaagatgagactTTTGACTACTCCCAGAGGACACAATGGCTTCGAGCCGCGGTGTTGGGAGCCAACGATGGGCTGGTCTCGGTTGCATCACTGATGATGGGCGTGGGAGCTGTGAAGCAAGACGTGAAAGCCATGCTGCTTGCAGGGTTTGCAGGGCTGGTGGCCGGGGCGTGCAGCATGGCGATAGGAGAGTTTGTCTCTGTGTACACTCAGTACGACATAGAGGTGTCTCAAATGAAAAGAGATGAGATGAGAACAAATGGTGCTGCTACGGAGAATGCACAAgaggcaaagaagaaaaagctgCAGCTGCCAAATCCTGCACAGGCAGCTGTGGCTTCAGCCATTGCATTTTCGATAGGTGCCGTGGTGCCTTTGCTAGGAGCTGCATTTATAAGTGAGCACAAGGTGAGGCTAGCCGTTGTGGTGGTCTTGGCAaccgtggcgttggttgtgtTCGGAGGAGTAGGAGCGAGGCTGGGAAGGACATCGATGATGAAATCTTGTGCGAGAGTTCTCGTCGGAGGATGGATGGCTATGGCTATTACTTTCGGACTCACCAAGTTAATTGGGTCCGGTGGTCTGGAAATGTGA
- the LOC117631557 gene encoding tRNA (guanine(10)-N2)-methyltransferase homolog: MWYLCVFFHRLLDYRKAEVESLAQLFSNEDQEYQCLQWRLPLLHHPDSPFHFVDLPSEDVAKSIASRSILVKGMYELWGEGGSYEELEECIRNYPDERKLPYLDSNSTFKINVDTFGKVISLQEQTQRIQGLSYIPFKGRVNLKNPEHKFWLMETDDYGASNGLPPMVQKRIFFGREIGGADRKLLPTYQLKSRTYLGPTAMDAEMAFLMANQALATPGKLVYDPFVGTGSILIAAAHFGAMTMGADIDIRVVRDGRGPDCNVWSNFKQYGLPMPIALLRADNNLPPWRTGLKEVFDAIICDPPYGVRAGGRKSGGRKLMKGVIGPYVVPDDKRTDHIPSTASYSLVECVHDLLDLAGRMLVMGGRLVFFYPVLSEDDNVDNHFPEHPCFKLIATSEQILSSRYSRVLLTMVKTSPYTEDIAEAARLKHLDFKENHLKWLEDGNLHSAVFSPTDPQSNGAADHAKFTKEPKPKYRGKYV; encoded by the exons atgtggTATCTGTGCGTGTTCTTCCACAGATTATTAGACTACAGGAAAGCCGAGGTCGAATCTTTAGCACAACTCTTTAGCAACGAAGATCAAGAATACCAGTGTTTGCAATGGAGGCTGCCACTGCTCCACCACCCAGATTCCCCTTTCCATTTCGTCGATCTCCCTTCGGAAGACGTAGCCAAGAGCATCGCCAGTCGAA GCATACTTGTGAAAGGAATGTATGAACTTTGGGGAGAAGGAGGTAGCTATGAGGAACTGGAAGAGTGTATAAGAAATTACCCAGATGAGCGGAAGTTGCCGTACCTAGACTCCAATAGTACTTTCAAGATTAATGTTGACACCTTTGGTAAAGTCATCAGCCTCCAGGAGCAAACCCAACGCATTCAGGGGCTTAGCTACATTCCTTTCAAG GGTCGAgttaatttgaaaaatccaGAACACAAGTTCTGGCTTATGGAAACTGATGATTATGGAGCTAGCAATGGTCTTCCACCAATGGTCCAAAAAAGAATCTTTTTCGGTCGGGAGATTGGTGGTGCTGATAGAAAACTTTTACCTACATATCAGTTGAAAAGCCGCACTTATCTTGGACCAACGGCCATGGATGCAGAAATGGCTTTCTTAATGGCAAACCAAGCTTTGGCCACACCAGGGAAGCTTGTCTACGATCCTTTTGTTGGCACTGGGAGCATTCTTATAGCTGCTGCCCATTTTGGAGCCATGACAATG GGTGCAGATATTGATATCAGGGTGGTACGCGATGGCCGTGGCCCTGACTGTAATGTCTGGAGCAATTTCAAGCAG TATGGATTACCAATGCCGATTGCTTTGTTAAGGGCAGATAATAACCTTCCTCCTTGGCGTACTGGATTGAAAGAg GTATTTGATGCCATAATTTGCGACCCACCCTATGGTGTTCGTGCTGGGGGACGCAAATCTGGTGGCCGGAAGTTGATGAAAGGAGTTATCGGCCCTTACGTTGTTCCGGATGACAAGAGGACAGACCACATACCATCAACTGCATCTTACAGCTTGGTCGAGTGTGTACATGATTTGCTCGACCTAGCTGGCAGGATGCTTGTAATGGGTGGGAGGCTTGTGTTCTTCTACCCTGTGTTGAGTGAAGATGATAACGTTGATAACCATTTCCCAGAGCACCCGTGTTTCAAACTGATTGCTACCTCCGAGCAGATTCTGAGCTCACGTTACAGCAGAGTATTACTGACAATGGTGAAGACAAGTCCATACACTGAAGACATCGCAGAAGCAGCCAGATTAAAACACCTAGACTTCAAAGAGAACCATCTGAAATGGTTAGAAGATGGAAACCTTCATTCTGCAGTTTTCAGTCCTACGGATCCACAATCAAATGGGGCTGCCGATCATGCGAAGTTCACCAAAGAACCAAAGCCAAAATACAGAGGAAAATATGTATAG
- the LOC117631659 gene encoding glycine-rich RNA-binding protein RZ1A has protein sequence MSEELEYRCFIGGLAWSTSDRSLKDAFDKFGKLVEAKVVVDKFSGRSRGFGFVTFDDKKAMEEAIEEMNGMDLDGRTITVDKAQPHQGSGRDYDGDRGRDRGRDRDRGRDYGGGRGSGGGGDCFKCGKPGHFARECPSEGSRGGGRYGSRDDKYGGGGGGGGGGSGRYGGGGGGPDRNGDRYSGRSRDSGGRSSSGSDRFSRDRSGPYERRATGGGFRSG, from the exons ATGTCAGAAGAGCTGGAGTATCGGTGCTTTATTGGTGGCCTCGCATGGTCAACATCTGATAGAAGTCTAAAAGATGCATTTGACAAGTTTGGAAAGCTTGTTGAAGCCAAG GTAGTTGTTGATAAGTTTTCTGGACGCTCCCGTGGATTTGGGTTTGTCACTTTTGATGATAAAAAAGCAATGGAAGAGGCAATTGAAGAAATGAATGGAATGGATTTGGATGGACGAACTATTACTGTTGATAAAGCTCAGCCTCACCAAGGTTCAGGTAGAGATTATGACGGTGACCGCGGTCGTGACCGTGGTCGTGACCGTGACCGTGGTCGTGATTATGGAGGTGGACGTGGATCAGGTGGAGGAGGAGATTGCTTTAAGTGTGGAAAGCCAGGACATTTTGCTAGGGAGTGCCCAAGTGAAGGTTCAAGGGGAGGCGGCAGGTATGGTAGCAGGGATGATAAGTATGGCGGTGGAGGTGGCGGTGGGGGTGGTGGCAGTGGTCGTTATGGTGGCGGTGGGGGTGGACCTGATCGAAATGGAGACCGATATAGTGGGCGCAGCAGGGATTCTGGTGGTCGTTCAAGTTCTGGAAGTGATCGATTCAGTCGTGACCGCTCAGGGCCATATGAACGTCGGGCGACAGGAGGAGGTTTCCGTTCTGGATAG
- the LOC117631696 gene encoding transcription factor bHLH94-like, whose translation MALDAVVFPQDPFSCATNKDLYSYWSSFDDDHHNFGFDNDQDHHDQLQHQASLDFPGYQTDHNPPNYGTNYYSSAPLNSMVPHFNELQLSNPNPDVSDNTSPTDDQPEFHQLPLDQTITMADSMPSTRAKRRRAKSRKNKEEIENQRMTHIAVERNRRKQMNEYLSVLRSLMPDSYVQRGDQASIIGGAINFVKELEQEVHFLGTQKPNNGVPFSQFFTFPQYSTRSSGDHESAAAAMAELPLMECKLSNIAADIEVTMVESHASLKVRAKRIPKQLLKIVSGLHGMHLTILHLNVVTADDIVLYSLSLKVEDECTLASVDEIATAVHQMLATIQEEAMLNLN comes from the exons ATGGCACTTGATGCTGTTGTTTTTCCTCAAGACCCTTTTAGTTGCGCCACAAACAAAGACCTCTACAGCTATTGGAGCTCTTTTGATGATGATCATCATAATTTCGGTTTCGACAACGATCAAGATCATCATGATCAGCTCCAACACCAAGCCTCCCTCGATTTTCCCGGCTACCAAACAGATCATAACCCTCCTAATTATGGTACTAATTACTATTCCTCAGCTCCTTTGAATTCAATGGTGCCACATTTCAACGAATTGCAGCTCTCCAATCCAAACCCAGATGTTAGTGATAATACTAGCCCAACTGATGATCAACCCGAATTTCATCAACTACCATTGGATCAGACAATCACAATGGCTGACAGCATGCCTAGTACTCGTGCCAAACGGCGCCGTGCCAAGAGTAGGAAGAACAAGGAGGAGATTGAGAACCAGAGAATGACTCACATTGCAGTTGAGCGCAATAGAAGAAAACAGATGAATGAGTATCTCTCTGTGCTTCGATCTTTAATGCCAGACTCATACGTTCAAAGG GGAGACCAAGCATCAATCATTGGAGGTGCGATTAATTTTGTGAAGGAGCTAGAGCAAGAAGTGCATTTCCTTGGTACCCAAAAGCCAAATAATGGTGTGCCTTTCTCCCAATTCTTCACCTTCCCACAATACTCAACCCGGTCCAGCGGAGACCACGAGTCTGCGGCGGCAGCCATGGCTGAGCTGCCTTTGATGGAGTGCAAGCTGAGTAACATTGCAGCTGACATAGAGGTGACAATGGTGGAGAGCCATGCAAGTCTGAAAGTGAGAGCCAAGAGGATCCCAAAGCAGCTCTTGAAGATTGTTTCTGGGTTGCATGGTATGCACCTCACAATTCTTCATCTCAATGTGGTCACTGCTGATGATATTGTCCTCTACTCTCTCAGCCTCAAG GTAGAGGATGAGTGCACACTGGCATCAGTGGATGAAATTGCAACAGCTGTGCATCAGATGCTAGCTACAATTCAAGAGGAGGCaatgttgaatttgaattga